The Miscanthus floridulus cultivar M001 chromosome 7, ASM1932011v1, whole genome shotgun sequence genome includes a region encoding these proteins:
- the LOC136464089 gene encoding uncharacterized protein, with product MAVMGWSDLPSELLTDIAGGITELADIARFRSVCSSWRSAARDAAAAPPPQPPWLLLPSSPSRLFFCPREDRIYPNIRLPRPAAETHHRRRRLYASPHGWTLAYDPTDLAASLVHPFTGATRPLPPLPAFFKETDDLAWDWSPHGVMASCGEGLLFCAADPTTAASWAPIPALADCNASSINYAGGQFFVFEEDVCRTTIVDAVTLAVAAVIPAPAVELPTEARVAVAGDELFLLVKSKWMCLFGDDVDFSKAFHVNHRGVNPAWQEITGIGDRALFVDSLHGFAVPTAGFGNLESNTIYSVSSKDVDNRCPTTVNYSVSAFSLESRISKKLVCLLNGREMAKRGEKPSWIVPSLDQV from the coding sequence ATGGCCGTCATGGGCTGGTCCGACCTCCCGTCCGAGCTCCTCACCGACATCGCCGGTGGGATCACGGAGCTCGCCGACATCGCTCGGTTCCGCTCCGTCTGCTCGTCCTGGCGATCGGCGGCGCGGGACGCCGCGGCCgccccgccgccgcagccgccgtggCTTCTCCTCCCGTCGTCCCCGTCCCGGCTCTTCTTCTGCCCCCGGGAGGACCGAATCTACCCGAACATCCGCCTGCCCCGCCCCGCCGCGGAGacgcaccaccgccgccgccgcctctacgCGTCCCCGCATGGGTGGACCCTCGCCTATGACCCGACAGATCTGGCTGCTTCCCTCGTCCACCCCTTCACCGGCGCGACCCGCCCGCTCCCGCCGCTCCCGGCCTTCTTCAAGGAGACCGACGACCTGGCCTGGGACTGGTCTCCGCACGGCGTCATGGCGTCCTGCGGCGAGGGCCTCCTATTCTGCGCCGCCGATCCGACGACAGCCGCCTCCTGGGCCCCGATCCCCGCGCTGGCCGATTGCAACGCCAGCAGCATCAACTACGCCGGCGGCCAGTTCTTCGTCTTCGAGGAGGACGTCTGCCGCACCACCATCGTCGACGCGGTCACCCTTGCCGTCGCCGCCGTGATCCCGGCCCCCGCCGTCGAGCTCCCCACCGAGGCGCGCGTCGCGGTCGCCGGCGACGAGCTCTTCCTCCTCGTCAAGTCCAAGTGGATGTGCCTCTTCGGCGACGACGTCGACTTCTCGAAGGCCTTCCACGTCAACCACCGCGGCGTCAATCCGGCCTGGCAGGAGATCACAGGCATCGGCGACCGTGCGCTGTTCGTGGATTCCCTCCACGGGTTCGCGGTGCCAACGGCGGGGTTCGGCAATCTTGAGAGCAACACAATCTATTCAGTGAGCAGCAAGGACGTGGACAACAGGTGTCCCACCACGGTGAACTACAGCGTGTCGGCATTTAGCCTGGAGAGCCGTATCTCCAAGAAACTTGTGTGCCTGCTCAATGGCCGGGAGATGGCGAAGCGTGGCGAGAAGCCATCGTGGATCGTACCGAGCTTGGATCAGGTCTGA